The Micromonospora sp. NBC_00421 DNA window CTGCCACCGGGCACCACCGCCACCGAGGTCCCGGACAACTGCGGGTTGCGGCGGGGCACCCGCACCTACCAGTGCAGCTCGGGCATGCTCCTGCTGAACGGCAAGAGCTACACCATGGACTTCCGGCTACGCATCGACAGGGTCGTCCCGAACGCCCGGGGGGCCGTACACGTCAACGCACCGTGCGAGTGCCCGGGCAGCGTTGGCTTCGCCGATGACCTCAGGCCGGCCAACGACCGGGCCTGGCTCACGGTCAACCCGGCCAGCGGCCAGGGTGCCGGTGACGACGGTGGCCTGCCGGTCACCGGCGTGCCGACCTCCCTGTTCGCCGCTCTCGGTGCGCTGCTGCTCGTGGTCGGTGGCGGCGGCTACCTGATGTCCAGGCACCGACGGACCCGCTTCGTCGCCTGACCGGCCTGCCCCGCCGGGCCCGCAGCGGGCTCGGCGGGGCCCGCGTCGTGGGCCACGGCGGGACGTAAACGGGACGACGGAGGATCGACGGCCCTGGCACCCTGGGGCCGTGCTACTCACCCTCACCACGACGCACCGGCCCGCCACCGACCTCGGATACCTGCTGGTCAAGCATCCCGACCGGCTCCACTCCTTCGAGTTGCCGGTCGGCGCGGCGCACGTGTTCTATCCCGAGGCCGACGAGCAGCACTGCACAGCCGCCCTGCTGGTCGACGTCGACCCGCTGCGGCTGACCGGCGAGGGCCGGGGCAGGGGCCGCGCCCCGGAGAGCTTCAGCCTCGGCCAGTACGTCAACGACCGGCCGTACGCCGCGTCGAGCCTGCTCTCCTCCGCGCTGGCCAAGGTGTTCCGCTCGGCCCTGCGCGGCGAGTCCCGGGACCGGCCGGAGCTGGCCGCCGCGCCGATCCCGCTCCAGCTGCGGGTGCCGGTGCTGCGCTGCCGGGGCGGTGCCGACCTGGCCGCCCGGATGTTCGCCCCGCTGGGCTGGGCGGTGACGGCCGCCCCGATTCCACTCGACGACACGCACCCGCAGTGGGGCGACAGCCGCTACGTCGATCTGACCCTCACCGGCACGGTACGGCTCGCCGACGCCCTCAACCACCTGTACGTGCTGCTGCCGGTCCTCGACGACGCGAAGCACTACTGGGTCGCCCCGGACGAGATCGACAAGCTGCTCCGAGCGGGTGCCGGCTGGCTCGCCGACCACCCGGAGCGGGCCGTCATCGTCCGCCGCTACCTGGCCCACCAACGAGCCCTGGCCGGGGAGGCCATGGCTCGCCTCGCCGCGCAGCAGCTGGCCGACGAGCCACCCGCCGACAGCGTTACCGAAGCCGAACGCGAACAGGCCCCTCGCCAGCCGTCGCTGGCGCTGCGCCGCCGGGAGGCGGTGCTCGCCGCGCTCACGGCCAGCGGGGCGACCCGGGTGTTGGACCTCGGCTGCGGACCCGGTGCGCTGCTGTCCGCCCTGATCGGCGACCGGCGCTACACGGAGATCGTCGGCACCGACGTGTCCACCCAGGCGCTGACGCTCGCAGCCCGTCGACTGCGGCTGGACCGGCTGCCGGATCGGCAACGGGACCGGGTCCGATTGTGGCAGTCCGCCCTGACGTATCGGGACGACCGGCTACGCGGGTACGACGCGGGGGTCCTGATGGAGGTGATCGAGCATGTCGACCCGCCACGCCTACCGGCGCTGGAGGATGCCGTATTCGGCCACGCCCGGCCCGCCACCGTCGTGGTGACCACACCGAACGCCGAGCACAACGTCCGCTACGAAGGGCTGGGAGCGGGCCGGTTCCGGCACCCCGACCACCGTTTCGAATGGACCCGGGTCGAGTTCGCCGACTGGGTCGACCGGGTCGCGGCGGCGTACGGCTATGTGGCCGAGATCCGGGGCGTCGGTGACGACGACCCCGAGGTGGGCCCACCCACCCAGCTTGCCGTGTTCCGCACCGTGGGGACGGGAACGACCGTCGGGACGGGCACCCGGGAGGTAGCCCGATGACCATCCTCGACATTCCCGAACTCGCCCTGGTGGCGCTGGTCGGCGTCTCCGGGTCGGGCAAGTCCACCTTCGCCGCCCGGCACTTCGCGCCCAGCCAGGTGCTCGCCTCGGACGCGTTCCGGGCGATGGTCGCCGACGACGAGAACGACCAGTCCGCCTCGGCCGACGCGTTCGGGGCACTGCACCACGTGGCGGGGGTCCGGCTGCGGCGGGGCCGGCTCACCGTGGTCGACGCGACGAACCTCCAGCCGCACGCCCGCGCCGGTCTGGTCAAGGTGGCCCGCGAGCACGACGTGCTGCCGGTGGCGATCGTGCTGGCCGTGCCGGAGACGCTGGCCTGGGAGCGGACCCAGGCCCGCGCCGACCGGACGCACGGCCGGCAGGTGCTGGCCCGGATGCAGCGCGACCTGCGCCGGTCGTACGGGCAGTTGGACCGGGAGGGGTTCCGCAAGGTGCACGTGCTGCGCGGGGTCGAGGAGATCGACGCGGCGCAGGTTCGCCTCGACAGGCTCCACAACGACCGGCGGGAGCTGACCGGGCCGTTCGACATCGTCGGTGACGTACACGGTTGCCGCCAGGAGCTGGAGTCGCTGCTGACGCGGCTGGGTTACCTGCTGCACCGCGACGACGCGGGTCGCCCGGTGGACGCGGCGCACCCGGCTGGTCGTACCGCCGTCTTCGTGGGTGACCTGGTGGACCGCGGCCCGGACTCCCCCGGCGTGCTGCGCCTGGTGATGGGCATGGTGGCGGCCGGGCACGCGATCTGCGTGCCGGGCAACCACGAGCACAAGTTGCTGCGCAAGCTGCGTGGTCAGGACGTCAAGCTCACCCACGGCCTGGCCGAGACGATGGCGCAGCTCGACGCCGAGGACCCGGCGTTCGTGACCGGGGCGGCGACCTTCATCGACGGCCTGGTCAGCCACTTCGTGCTGGACGGCGGCCGGCTGGTGGTGGCACACGCCGGGCTGAAGGAGGCCTACCACGGCCGCGCGTCGGGCCGGGTCCGCTCGTTCGCGCTCTGGGGCGAGACCACCGGCGAGACCGACGAGTACGGCCTGCCGGTGCGCTACCCGTGGGCACGCGACTACCGGGGCTCGGCAATGGTCGTCTACGGGCACACCCCGACCCCGGTGCCGGAGTGGGTGAACAACACCATCTGCGTCGACACCGGTTGCGTCTTCGGCGGGCAGCTCACCGCGCTGCGCTACCCGGAGAAGGAGCTGGTCTCGGTCGCCGCCCAGCGGGAGTGGTACGCCCCGGCCCGGCCTCTGGTCAGCCCGCCGGCCCGCCCGGACACCGTGCTCGACCTGGCCGACGTGACCGGGCGTCGGCACCTGGAACACGCCTACGGGACGCTGACCGTGCCGGCGGAGAACGCCGCCGCCGCGCTGGAGGTGATGAGCCGGTTCGCGGTGGACCCGGGCCGGCTGGTCTGGTTGCCGCCGACGATGGCACCCTGCTCGACGTCGACGGTGGAGGGGTTCCTGGAGCACCCGACGCAGGCGTTCGACGACTACCGGGCGGCCGGTGTGGAGCGGGTGGTGTGCGAGGAGAAGCACATGGGTTCCCGGGCGGTGGTGCTCGTCGAGCAGGAACCCGGCGCGTTCGGCGGCGGGGTGGTGCACACCCGTACCGGCCGGCCGTTCTTCGGGTCGCCGCTGGACGGCGAGCTGCTGGACCGGGTCCGGGCGGCGGTCGGCACGGCCGGCCTGTGGGACGAGCTGGGCACCGACCGGCTGCTGCTGGACTGTGAGCTGCTGCCCTGGTCGGCGAAGGCGGGTGGGCTGATCCGCGAGCAGTACGCCAGCGTCGGCGCGGCCGGGCGGGCGGCGTTGCCGGCGGCGCTCGCCGCGCTGGACGCGGCGGCGGCCCGGGGGCTGCCGGTGGACGCGCTGCGGGACCGGATGACGGCCCGCCGGGCGGAGGTCGAGGGCTACTCGGCGGCCTACCGGGCGTACGTGGCACCCACCGAGGGGTTGCGCGGGGTGACGCTGGCGCCGTTCGCGGTGCTGGCCGGGGCGAAGGTGACCTTCACCGACCGGGAACACGGCTGGCACCTGGCGCTGGCCGACCGGCTCTGCGCGGCCGACCCGGAGTTCTTCACCCCGACCCGACGGCAGGTGGTGGAGCTGGCCGACGCGGCAGCGGTGGCGGCGGCCACCGACTGGTGGCTGGCGCTGACCGGGGACGGCGGCGAGGGGATGGTGGTCAAGCCGTACGCCGGCCCGGCGGCCCGGTCGGCACGGGGCTCGCTGCTCCAGCCGGGCATCAAGTGCCGGGGCCGGGAGTACCTGCGGATCATCTACGGCCCCGGGTACACCGAACCCGCCCAGCTCACCGCGCTGCGTCGCCGCTCGTTGGGGCGCAAGCGGGGCCTGGCGCTGCGCGAGCACGCGCTCGGCCTGGCCGCCCTGGACGCGTACGCCGCCGATGTCCCGCTGTGGCGGCGGCACGAGCTGGTCTTCGCCATCCTCGCCTGCGAGTCGGAGCCGGTCGACCCCCGGCTCTGACGGTCGGCGACACCCACTGCGTCCACACGGCACGGCAGACCGTGGCCGTTGCGGTGGAGTCGCCAATCGTTCGGCCCATTCGGCTCGCTGCCCGCCGTAGCGGGGCGGTGACCGCCCGAGTTTGTTCCGTACGCTACGCCACGACTGCCTCCACGTCCGGGGGGTGAGATCCCGGCCGAAGGGACGAGTGCCGCGACCGGCCCCTTCGCGGGCTCGGTATGGTGTGTGGCCGTGGACACAGGTGAGAAGACCCGGATGATGACCGAGACGGTCGCGCTGAATCCGCTCGACCCTAAGGATCTGCTCCAGACCTTCGGTCTGGTCGGCGTGTGGGTGATCCTCTTCGCCGAGACCGGGCTGCTGGTGGGGTTCTTCTTCCCCGGTGACTCGCTGCTCTTCCTGGCCGGGGTCGCCGCCTCGCCGGTGGCCGACGCGATCTTCGGCAGCGGCACCCGGCTCTCCCTGGTCGGACTGCTGATCGGTGGGCCGCTCTGCGCGATCGCCGGCGCCCAGCTCGGGCACTGGCTCGGTGCCCGCTACGGCCGGCGGATGTTCGAGCGCCCCAACTCCCGGCTCTTCAAGAAGGAGTACGTGGAGAAGGCGGAGTTCTACTTCCAGAAGTTCGGCCCGGCCAAGGCCGTGGTGCTGGCCCGGTTCATCCCGATCGTGCGGACGTTCCTCAACCCGGTGGCGGGTGCGCTCGGGATGCCGGCGAAGCAGTTCTTCCTCTGGAACGTCGTCGGCGCGATCCTCTGGGTGGACGGCATCCTGCTGATCGGCTACCTGCTCGCCGACCAGATCTACAACGCCATCGGCGACAAGATCGACAGGTACATCCTGCCGGTGGTCGCGCTGATCATCCTGATCTCGGTGCTGCCGATCTTCTTCGAGTTCCTCCGCGACCGGAAGGCGCGTCGGCGCGGTGAGGCAGTCGCCGTGGTCGCCGCCGCGAGCGCGGTGGGGGCGGTGGAGGCCGTCCGGGACACCGTCGAGCACCACCACCACGACCAGCCCCGGCAGCCGCACGACCAGCAGTTCCCACCGCAGACCTACGGTCAGTCCCCGCCGCAGGACGGTGGGCGGTACCCGGAGCACGGTCAGGGCCGCTGACCGGCGGACGACGAACGGCCGGTCCTCGGGGAGAGGACCGGCCGTACGCGTACACGTACGCCACCGCGGGCACGGTGGTGGATCAGCGAACTGACCGGTGACGGACAACCGTCACCACCCGATGACGCCACCCCTGGTACGCCATCGGACGTCGCCCCTGGCCGGGACGACGGGTGCAGTCAGCGGGCCTTCTTGGTGGCCCGCTTGCGCGGCGGCGTGAGGAGGTCGGCGATCGTGGCGATCGCCGACGGCACCAGCCGGTAGTAGGCCCACACACCACGCTTCTCCCGCTCCAGCAAGCCGGCCTCGGTGAGGATGCGGAGGTGGTGGCTGACCGTCGGCTGCGAGAGGCCGAGCGGCGCGGTGAGGTCACACACGCACGCTTCGCCCTCGGGCGCCGACTGGATCAGGCTGAGCAGCCGCAGCCGGGCGGGGTCGGCAAGGGCCTTGAGGACCCCCGCCAGCCGCTCGGCGTCGGCACGTTCGATCGGCTCGCCGGCAAGCGGCGAGATCTGAGGCATGGTCATTTCAGCCAACGCAGTTCCCACGTATTCCATCCTTCCACCAGCAGCATCGATCCGCCTGCATATCAGCAGATCCGAATCGGCAAATTTTCACGCCACAAGGCCGAGGTCAGCCAACGTATAGGCCGCCCGATACGGCAGTCCGGCGGCTCGTACCAC harbors:
- a CDS encoding DedA family protein, coding for MTETVALNPLDPKDLLQTFGLVGVWVILFAETGLLVGFFFPGDSLLFLAGVAASPVADAIFGSGTRLSLVGLLIGGPLCAIAGAQLGHWLGARYGRRMFERPNSRLFKKEYVEKAEFYFQKFGPAKAVVLARFIPIVRTFLNPVAGALGMPAKQFFLWNVVGAILWVDGILLIGYLLADQIYNAIGDKIDRYILPVVALIILISVLPIFFEFLRDRKARRRGEAVAVVAAASAVGAVEAVRDTVEHHHHDQPRQPHDQQFPPQTYGQSPPQDGGRYPEHGQGR
- a CDS encoding 3' terminal RNA ribose 2'-O-methyltransferase Hen1, with protein sequence MLLTLTTTHRPATDLGYLLVKHPDRLHSFELPVGAAHVFYPEADEQHCTAALLVDVDPLRLTGEGRGRGRAPESFSLGQYVNDRPYAASSLLSSALAKVFRSALRGESRDRPELAAAPIPLQLRVPVLRCRGGADLAARMFAPLGWAVTAAPIPLDDTHPQWGDSRYVDLTLTGTVRLADALNHLYVLLPVLDDAKHYWVAPDEIDKLLRAGAGWLADHPERAVIVRRYLAHQRALAGEAMARLAAQQLADEPPADSVTEAEREQAPRQPSLALRRREAVLAALTASGATRVLDLGCGPGALLSALIGDRRYTEIVGTDVSTQALTLAARRLRLDRLPDRQRDRVRLWQSALTYRDDRLRGYDAGVLMEVIEHVDPPRLPALEDAVFGHARPATVVVTTPNAEHNVRYEGLGAGRFRHPDHRFEWTRVEFADWVDRVAAAYGYVAEIRGVGDDDPEVGPPTQLAVFRTVGTGTTVGTGTREVAR
- a CDS encoding ArsR/SmtB family transcription factor, producing the protein MEYVGTALAEMTMPQISPLAGEPIERADAERLAGVLKALADPARLRLLSLIQSAPEGEACVCDLTAPLGLSQPTVSHHLRILTEAGLLEREKRGVWAYYRLVPSAIATIADLLTPPRKRATKKAR
- a CDS encoding polynucleotide kinase-phosphatase; translation: MTILDIPELALVALVGVSGSGKSTFAARHFAPSQVLASDAFRAMVADDENDQSASADAFGALHHVAGVRLRRGRLTVVDATNLQPHARAGLVKVAREHDVLPVAIVLAVPETLAWERTQARADRTHGRQVLARMQRDLRRSYGQLDREGFRKVHVLRGVEEIDAAQVRLDRLHNDRRELTGPFDIVGDVHGCRQELESLLTRLGYLLHRDDAGRPVDAAHPAGRTAVFVGDLVDRGPDSPGVLRLVMGMVAAGHAICVPGNHEHKLLRKLRGQDVKLTHGLAETMAQLDAEDPAFVTGAATFIDGLVSHFVLDGGRLVVAHAGLKEAYHGRASGRVRSFALWGETTGETDEYGLPVRYPWARDYRGSAMVVYGHTPTPVPEWVNNTICVDTGCVFGGQLTALRYPEKELVSVAAQREWYAPARPLVSPPARPDTVLDLADVTGRRHLEHAYGTLTVPAENAAAALEVMSRFAVDPGRLVWLPPTMAPCSTSTVEGFLEHPTQAFDDYRAAGVERVVCEEKHMGSRAVVLVEQEPGAFGGGVVHTRTGRPFFGSPLDGELLDRVRAAVGTAGLWDELGTDRLLLDCELLPWSAKAGGLIREQYASVGAAGRAALPAALAALDAAAARGLPVDALRDRMTARRAEVEGYSAAYRAYVAPTEGLRGVTLAPFAVLAGAKVTFTDREHGWHLALADRLCAADPEFFTPTRRQVVELADAAAVAAATDWWLALTGDGGEGMVVKPYAGPAARSARGSLLQPGIKCRGREYLRIIYGPGYTEPAQLTALRRRSLGRKRGLALREHALGLAALDAYAADVPLWRRHELVFAILACESEPVDPRL